A genomic stretch from Nocardia higoensis includes:
- the mobF gene encoding MobF family relaxase encodes MSVAKLSAGDGFSYYLRVIATHDANERGRQPLADYYSERGESPGVWLGSGLRSLGITAGEQVRESQMRALIGEGLHPDADAIIDEAIATQIGLGAKRKDAIRYAHAQARLGAPFSRYTFAEGSYRHQVAEAFAAWNAEHGFGEDQLVPVEVRQQIRTDTARRMFATEHGRVPDNDRELSSWIAVSSRPVRTAVAAYDLTFSPVKSVSALWAVASREVAEAIEAAHHAAIADALVYLESHATYTRIGRHSVRQVEVEGLIATAFDHRDSRAGDPDLHTHVVISNKVRRLDGQWGALDGRMIYRHNVAASELYNTRLEHHLEQGLGLVFADRATAAGKRPIREIVGVDERLLAVWSKRRAAITAATGELARQFAADHGREPTPMELLDLAQQATLSTRRGKLPARSRAEQRTAWRADAVGVLGDEAAVEAMVERVLSQALPGRGAIVIGEVARAAVEVVAQSRATWQHHHIRAEVERQLRGAVAPGEWAGLVEQIIDAALSPPISLRLGLPEQVPPAPGLTRSDGTSVYTTARSTRYTSQAILDAEQRLIAASGRHDGRTLPAAAIETAIIEHAANNPGRALNAGQREMVRTFATSGARLQVGLAPAGTGKTTAMQVLTRAWTDAGGTVLGLAPTGSAAAVLAEEIGSPTATVDMLIAQVSRAASDPRHVPPDWVNRVGPGTLVIVDEAAKCSTLSLDSAVGWLLQRGASVRAIGDDRQLASVAAGGVIRDIVARTGAATLSQVMRFTDPGERAASLAIRDGDPAGLAHYLDHDRLRTGPLDVVVEDVFAAWAADIDNGLDSALLAPTRELVTALNHRARTARLARDGGIDGREVALADGLSASAGDVICTRRNNYQLRISATDTVRNGYRWTVRKVHPDGRITATHLGSGRRVTLPADYVREHTHLGYATTIDTSQGMTVDTCHGVLTGRESRAQAYVMLTRGRTRNHIYLATTDGDTAPTAWPTVLPPTALDVLTGILAREGTQTSASTDQREDADPRQRLAGVVDAYCDALAVAAETRVGAAQLAAIDAAAEQVHPGLTAAAAYPVLRQHLATLALHGHDPITALRTAARGRELHTADDPAAVLDWRIDSTGEHHQRPGPLTWVPELPPVLAADPQFGPHLQARRDQIQDLVAQITATTRAWTPVNAPRWAQPLLDAPRLAADLAIWRAAHGIDDTDRRLTGPPRYPTAERRTQHHLDTRAATRLGDHNVDVRRWQPLADQLGTGITADPYWPILARELTAAARTGLDIPRALTRAAAVRPLPVEQPAAALRWRLTETLDTHPPHPPFVDALQQMRDDPLRRMTDAELDAHIRYLAGVVQHDGLMEAIRFAGGDSQRALPRVQDRHADEDREAAAILAAQAAARTAQAAAREHAAAAAELARLRQAPVPSKLLRRNAHNTHQATLAELASETERLRQAALTAEHAARDAAYRTHTPQARWDRALARHGDHERRQAELDTARDTDAQRDADQAAGRARVDAIRDQRRTAVGERGRRRALTDPERALEHRARIEIHGGQLPAEPDERPQQQLDSYQHDASAGRNQGTDIGP; translated from the coding sequence ATGTCGGTGGCGAAATTGAGCGCGGGAGACGGGTTCTCGTACTACCTGCGCGTCATCGCCACCCACGACGCGAACGAGCGCGGCCGTCAGCCGCTGGCCGATTACTACAGCGAGCGCGGCGAATCCCCGGGCGTCTGGCTGGGTTCCGGACTGAGGTCGCTGGGCATCACAGCGGGCGAGCAGGTCCGGGAATCCCAGATGCGGGCGTTGATCGGTGAAGGCCTGCACCCGGACGCCGACGCGATCATCGACGAGGCGATCGCCACGCAGATCGGTTTGGGCGCGAAGCGCAAGGACGCGATCCGCTACGCCCACGCCCAGGCCCGTCTCGGAGCACCATTCAGCCGCTACACCTTCGCCGAGGGCAGCTACCGCCACCAGGTCGCCGAAGCGTTCGCGGCCTGGAACGCCGAGCACGGTTTCGGCGAGGACCAACTCGTGCCGGTGGAGGTGCGCCAGCAGATCCGCACCGACACCGCTCGGCGGATGTTCGCCACCGAGCACGGCCGCGTCCCGGACAACGACCGGGAGTTGTCGTCGTGGATCGCGGTGTCCTCGCGCCCGGTCCGGACCGCGGTCGCCGCCTATGACCTCACCTTCTCCCCCGTGAAGTCGGTCTCGGCGTTGTGGGCGGTCGCTTCGCGTGAGGTCGCCGAAGCGATCGAAGCCGCCCACCATGCCGCGATCGCCGACGCGCTGGTCTACCTGGAATCCCATGCCACCTACACCCGCATCGGCCGCCACAGCGTCCGCCAGGTCGAAGTGGAAGGCCTGATCGCCACCGCGTTCGACCACCGTGATTCCCGCGCCGGTGACCCGGACCTGCACACCCATGTCGTCATCTCCAACAAGGTCCGTCGCCTCGACGGGCAGTGGGGTGCGCTGGATGGGCGGATGATCTACCGGCACAACGTCGCCGCCTCCGAGCTCTACAACACCCGCCTCGAACACCACCTCGAGCAGGGGCTCGGCCTGGTGTTCGCCGACCGCGCCACCGCAGCCGGCAAGCGCCCGATCCGGGAGATCGTCGGTGTCGACGAGCGGCTGCTGGCGGTGTGGTCCAAGCGGCGGGCCGCGATCACCGCCGCGACCGGCGAACTCGCCCGCCAGTTCGCCGCTGATCACGGGCGCGAGCCGACTCCGATGGAGTTGCTGGACCTGGCCCAGCAGGCGACGCTGTCGACACGGCGCGGGAAGCTGCCCGCCCGTTCCCGCGCCGAGCAGCGCACCGCCTGGCGAGCGGATGCGGTCGGAGTGCTCGGCGACGAGGCTGCGGTCGAGGCGATGGTCGAACGTGTGCTCTCCCAGGCACTCCCTGGTCGGGGCGCGATCGTGATCGGTGAGGTCGCTCGGGCGGCGGTCGAGGTGGTGGCGCAGTCGCGGGCGACCTGGCAGCACCACCACATCCGCGCCGAGGTCGAACGCCAACTGCGTGGAGCCGTCGCGCCCGGGGAGTGGGCTGGCCTGGTCGAGCAGATCATCGATGCCGCGTTGTCGCCGCCGATCTCGCTGCGCCTGGGGCTGCCCGAGCAGGTCCCGCCCGCACCGGGGTTGACCCGCAGTGACGGCACCAGCGTGTACACCACCGCCCGCTCGACGCGCTACACCTCGCAGGCGATCCTCGACGCCGAGCAGCGCCTGATCGCCGCGAGCGGCCGCCACGACGGCCGCACCCTCCCCGCGGCCGCGATCGAGACCGCGATCATCGAGCACGCCGCCAACAATCCCGGCCGCGCCCTGAACGCCGGGCAGCGGGAGATGGTGCGCACTTTCGCCACCTCCGGCGCCCGTCTACAGGTCGGCCTCGCTCCCGCCGGGACCGGGAAAACCACGGCGATGCAGGTCCTCACCCGCGCCTGGACCGACGCCGGCGGCACCGTGCTCGGGCTGGCGCCGACCGGGTCGGCGGCCGCGGTGCTGGCCGAGGAGATCGGGTCGCCGACCGCGACCGTGGACATGCTGATTGCCCAGGTGTCCCGCGCGGCATCCGATCCCCGCCACGTCCCGCCTGACTGGGTGAACCGTGTCGGGCCGGGCACGCTGGTCATCGTTGACGAAGCCGCCAAATGCTCCACGCTGTCGCTGGACTCCGCGGTCGGGTGGCTGCTGCAGCGGGGTGCAAGCGTGCGGGCGATCGGTGACGACCGCCAACTGGCCTCGGTCGCCGCCGGCGGGGTAATCCGCGACATCGTCGCCCGCACCGGCGCGGCCACCTTGTCCCAGGTCATGCGGTTCACCGACCCCGGAGAGCGCGCGGCCAGCCTCGCCATCCGCGACGGCGACCCCGCCGGGCTGGCCCACTACCTCGACCACGACCGCCTCCGCACCGGCCCGCTCGATGTAGTCGTCGAGGACGTCTTCGCCGCCTGGGCCGCCGACATCGACAACGGTCTCGACTCCGCCCTGCTGGCCCCCACCCGCGAACTGGTCACCGCGCTCAATCACCGTGCCCGCACCGCGCGGCTGGCCCGCGACGGCGGTATCGACGGTCGGGAAGTCGCCCTCGCCGACGGGCTTTCAGCCTCGGCCGGGGATGTGATCTGCACCCGCCGCAACAACTACCAGCTGCGGATCTCAGCAACCGACACCGTCCGCAACGGCTACCGCTGGACCGTGCGCAAAGTCCACCCAGATGGCCGGATCACCGCCACCCACCTCGGCTCCGGACGCCGCGTCACCCTGCCCGCCGACTACGTGCGCGAACACACCCACCTCGGCTACGCCACCACCATCGACACCAGCCAAGGCATGACCGTCGACACCTGCCACGGCGTGCTCACCGGCCGCGAATCCCGCGCCCAGGCCTACGTGATGCTCACCCGCGGCCGCACCCGCAACCACATCTACCTCGCCACCACCGACGGCGACACCGCGCCGACCGCCTGGCCCACCGTCCTGCCGCCCACCGCCCTCGATGTGCTCACCGGGATCCTCGCGCGCGAAGGCACACAAACCTCGGCCTCGACCGACCAGCGCGAAGACGCCGACCCACGGCAACGGCTGGCCGGGGTCGTCGACGCCTACTGCGACGCCCTGGCCGTGGCCGCCGAAACCCGTGTCGGCGCCGCACAGTTGGCCGCGATCGACGCTGCCGCCGAACAGGTCCATCCCGGGCTGACCGCCGCCGCAGCGTATCCGGTGCTGCGCCAGCACCTGGCCACCCTCGCTCTGCACGGCCACGACCCCATCACCGCGCTGCGTACCGCCGCCCGGGGCCGTGAACTGCACACCGCCGACGATCCGGCCGCGGTGCTGGACTGGCGTATCGACTCCACCGGCGAGCACCACCAGCGCCCGGGCCCATTGACCTGGGTGCCCGAACTCCCGCCCGTCCTGGCCGCCGACCCGCAGTTCGGGCCGCACCTGCAAGCCCGACGTGACCAGATCCAGGACCTGGTCGCCCAGATCACCGCCACCACCCGCGCCTGGACACCAGTGAACGCGCCCCGGTGGGCGCAACCCCTGCTCGACGCTCCGCGGCTGGCAGCGGATCTGGCGATCTGGCGAGCCGCCCACGGCATCGACGACACCGACCGCCGCCTCACCGGCCCACCCCGCTACCCCACCGCCGAACGCCGCACTCAACACCACCTCGACACCCGAGCCGCCACCCGCCTCGGCGACCACAACGTCGACGTGCGCCGCTGGCAGCCCCTCGCCGACCAGCTCGGCACCGGGATCACCGCCGACCCGTACTGGCCGATCCTGGCCCGCGAACTCACCGCCGCCGCCCGCACCGGCCTCGACATCCCCCGTGCGCTCACCCGCGCGGCCGCCGTGCGGCCGCTACCGGTCGAGCAGCCCGCCGCCGCGCTGCGCTGGCGCCTGACCGAAACCCTCGACACACACCCACCCCACCCGCCCTTCGTCGACGCGCTCCAACAGATGCGCGATGACCCGCTGCGCCGCATGACCGACGCCGAACTCGACGCCCACATCCGGTACCTGGCGGGTGTGGTCCAGCACGATGGGCTGATGGAGGCCATCCGCTTCGCCGGCGGCGACTCCCAACGCGCACTCCCCCGCGTCCAGGACCGACACGCAGACGAGGACCGCGAAGCCGCCGCGATCCTCGCCGCCCAAGCCGCCGCCCGAACCGCCCAGGCCGCCGCCCGCGAACACGCCGCCGCGGCCGCCGAGCTGGCTCGGCTACGCCAAGCCCCCGTCCCCTCCAAGCTGTTGCGCCGCAACGCCCACAACACCCACCAGGCCACACTTGCCGAACTCGCCTCCGAGACCGAACGCCTCCGCCAGGCCGCCTTGACCGCTGAGCACGCTGCCCGTGACGCCGCCTACCGGACCCACACCCCGCAAGCCCGGTGGGACAGGGCGCTCGCCCGCCACGGCGACCACGAACGCCGACAGGCCGAACTCGACACCGCCCGCGACACCGACGCGCAACGCGACGCCGACCAGGCCGCCGGCCGAGCCCGCGTCGATGCCATCCGCGACCAGCGCCGCACCGCGGTCGGTGAGCGCGGCCGCCGTCGCGCGCTCACCGACCCCGAACGCGCCCTCGAACACCGCGCCCGCATCGAAATCCACGGTGGGCAACTGCCCGCAGAACCTGACGAGCGTCCGCAGCAGCAGCTGGATTCCTACCAGCACGATGCGTCGGCGGGGCGCAACCAAGGCACGGACATCGGTCCGTAG
- a CDS encoding DUF6011 domain-containing protein, translated as MTDIAEGPTVRLVAHCRRCHGWLLSARSIAAGIGPTCAIRERAEQRAVDTAVSSPTLFDLPVTTAEQTMQSDPLALFDIAS; from the coding sequence ATGACCGATATCGCCGAAGGGCCCACGGTGCGGTTGGTCGCGCACTGCCGCCGCTGCCACGGCTGGCTGCTGTCCGCGCGATCGATCGCCGCCGGTATCGGGCCGACGTGCGCGATCCGGGAACGCGCCGAGCAGCGCGCCGTCGACACCGCGGTGTCCTCGCCGACGTTGTTCGACCTACCCGTCACTACCGCCGAGCAGACGATGCAAAGTGATCCGCTCGCCCTGTTCGACATTGCCAGCTGA